The segment ATTTCGCAAGCCATGTATGTGTATACTACCGATCCAGGCAGCGGCGTGCGGTTGGAACTATTCTCCAATAGCTATTTAATTTTAGATCCTGACTGGGAACCTGTGGAATGGAGCTTGGAAGAAATGCAAGTCGGCTTCACTTATTGGGGTGAACAAGCCGCAGCTGGCGAAGACGCAAATACCACCATCAATGCCGGCAGTCCAATTGAACAAGCTATTAAATAATTCTAAGGATATTTTAGCGGTGGCCGTCCTGCAAATGGACGACCCCGCTAAAATTCTGTTCTTATATAAGTTGAACTACTAATTTACAGCAGCAGATATTCTGCCAATCAGCTCCGCTTACTGCAGGCAAGGCCAAGTCTTTGTGACGAAGAAACAGCGCCCTCCAAGGCATACAGTTGCGGCAGACAAAAATACTCTGATGACTGGATTCAAGTCATTAGGGTATTTTTTGAATTTAACAGGGATGAAATTAATTGTATAATTATAGAAGGAAATTAAAATAAAATTACTTTTTCCATAAAACGTTTTGTGGAATCTACCTTGAAATGAAAGGGTGTCTTATAATAGACTGGATATTGAACCCTCAGTTCGGCTGACCCACATTCTTCGGTCACGAAGCTGAATCCACAATGTCTAAAATAAAACCCTTAGATCCCAACCTTTTTTGAAGCGGCGGGTTTAAGGGTCTTGTACATCTTCTATTTTGATAGTTTCAAGCTATTCAAGTAATCGATTAGTTCCGCCACTTACTTCATCCGGAAGAAACTTACTCTTAATTAAGTGTTGCCATACTCGAAGGCCTCCTTAGAAAAAATATCGATTATTGAAAAATTTAAGTAATGCTACATGAAAAGCCCCTTAATAATAAAGAGTTTTTTTGACGCTCAACTTTCAAGAGTTAACCTTTTAAACTCATACTTTCTTTTTCTTCTTTATCTTTTTCAAGATGTTCAAAGGTATTTATAACAGTGCGTGTTAGAATTTCGATTCCAGTCAGCATACTTTCTTGCTCAAATGTCATTTTCGGATGATGAAGCCCAGGTGCTAAACCGCATCCCAATCCCAGCATTGTCGCTTTGATTGTTGGTCGCTTCAGCGTGTAATAATGAAAATCCTCTCCGCCTGGAGTGAGAATCGGTGCAGTTAAAAATTCTTCTCCTACCGTATCAGCAATTGCTTCCGCCAATAATTTTACAGCAATTTCATCCACTTTCGCTGCTGCTATTTCAGATGCGATGTCATATGAAATCTGAACTTTTGAGAACTTAGCAACGAATTGAATCGCCCGATCTACTTCTTCTACTAAAGTTCCCATTAATTCATTAGTCTGTGCCCGCAGATCTATACTGAAAATTCCAGTACCCGGAATAATATTCGCCGATTCGCCTCCTGCATTGAACATCGTTATTTTTGCTGAATGCGGAATGGTTGAATCCAGATGAATGGAATGGATAGCATTTACAAGAAGAGCCATGACCTCGATGGCATTCTGCCCCTGGTTCGGCCGAGCTCCATGTGCATCATTTCCTAAAATAGAGCCTTTCAGCATCTTCGTTGCTCCATGCATGATGGCTGGAGCAGAAAAGCCATTTCCAATCTCTTGAATTGGACGCAAATGGACGCCGTATAAAAAGTCGATGTCATCTACGAGTCCCTTTTCAATGAATGACAAAGCACCTTTCCCTTTTTCTTCTGCCGGTTGGAAAAGTATTTTTAATCGACCGGATTTAGGAATTCCAAGTTTTTTTAAAACGAGCATTGTTCCAACCGCCATTGTCATGTGAGCATCATGTCCACAAGAATGGTTTGCCTGGTATTCTCCATCAACCTCTTGCCAAAGCGCATCAATATCTGTCCGTAAGCCGACAGTAGGCTCACCTGGACCAACGGTTACTATGAGTCCTGTGGAATCATTGAAAGTCTGCACTTCAAACCCTTCTTTTTCAAGCAATTCTTTCAAGTACTGAGTCGTTTTTTCTTCTTTCCAGCTGATTTCTGGATTTGCATGCAAATGGTGGAATACTTCTTCCACTATTGGTTTAATTTCCTGCAAAATTTCTTTCACTTTTCTTCACTCCTTTAGCAGAAAGAAGACCATCCCTGCAAATTCCTGCTGAAATGGTTTCTCCTTAAATAGTATTCGATTTCCGTTTTTCTTTTTAAACTATTAAGACGTCATTTTTTGCGGAATAATTTCTTCAATGCTTGTTGTGTATTTTTCCATTAATTCCATATTCGGATCATAGCCAATTCCTGGTGCAGTCGGAAGCGAAATGACTCCTTGTTCTACTACTACTTCAGGAGTAATGATATCTTCGTGCCAGTATCTTGAAGACGCGGCCGTATCCCCAGGCAGAGTAAAGTTCGGCAAACTCGATATGGCAATATTATGTGCCCGTCCAATTCCAGATTCCAGCATTCCTCCACACCACACTGGAATGTCTTGGCTTTGACAATAATCATGGATCCGTTTTGCTTCTGATAACCCTCCGACCCGGCCAATTTTTATATTTATAATTTTACAACTTCCGAGACCAATTGCCTTTTTTGCGTCTTCCAAAGAATGGATGCTTTCATCTAAACAAATTGGGGTTTGGATTTCTGGCTGCAGTTTTGAATGGTCAATGATGTCATCGTGCGCAAGAGGTTGTTCAATCATCATAAGATTAAACTCACTCATTTCTTTGAACAGTTCAACATCTTCTAATGTATAGGCAGAGTTTGCATCAGCCATCATTTTTATGTCCGGAAATTTTTCTCTAACTGCTTTCAGAATCACCATGTCGTTGCCCGGTTTAATTTTCAGCTTGATTCGCTTATACCCTTCCTCAAGAAATCCTTCCACCACTTTCAGCAATTCTTCCGTAGAGTCTTGGATGCCGATGCTCACGCCCACTTCAGTTTCACTCTTCGTGCCGCCAAGGGCAACATGCAATGGAACGTTATTTTCTTTTGCATAAAGATCCCAATAAGCTCCCTCTAGAGCCGATTTCGCCATATTGTTCCGACGGAAAGGCTTAAAAATTTCACTAAGTTCATCGGGATGCTTGATAGCTTTTTCATTAAGTAAGGCAGGAATTAAAATGTCTTTCAGCATTAATTCAACTGTCCCAACCGTTTCTTCACTGTACAAAGGTTTAGCTGATGCAACACATTCTCCATATCCAATATTGCTCTCTCCATGTAGCTCAACAATCATAAATTCTCTGTCCGTTTGGACTCCGAAACTAGTTTGAAATGGTGATAGTAAATCTAATTTCATCCTACGTAACACAATCTTATTAATCTCCAATATAACCACTCCTTCAAATTTTAATTATATAAATGACAGGCCACTTCATGACCGGGTATCTGGATTCGGGATTCCGGTTTTACCGTTTTACAGACATCCATGACAAATGGACAACGCGTATGGAAAACACATCCAGAAGGCGGGTTGATGGGGGAAGGTACATCCCCTTTAAGGATGATTCGTTCACGTTTTGCTCCTGGATTCGGCAATGGAATAGAAGACAATAAAGCTTTTGTATAGGGATGAAGCGGATTCGCAAATAATTCATCTGTAGGTGCCTTTTCCACCAGATGCCCCAAATACATCACACCAATCTCATCTGCAATATGGCGAACGACACTCAAATCATGAGAAATAAACAAGTAAGCTAAGCTGAATTCTTCCTGTATCTCCTGAAGCAAGTTTATGACTTGAGATTGAATAGACACGTCGAGAGCTGAAACTGGTTCATCCAATACAATGATATTCGGATTAAGTGCAAGTGCCCTGGCCAATCCAATCCGTTGCCTTTGCCCCCCGG is part of the Planococcus shenhongbingii genome and harbors:
- the menC gene encoding o-succinylbenzoate synthase produces the protein MEINKIVLRRMKLDLLSPFQTSFGVQTDREFMIVELHGESNIGYGECVASAKPLYSEETVGTVELMLKDILIPALLNEKAIKHPDELSEIFKPFRRNNMAKSALEGAYWDLYAKENNVPLHVALGGTKSETEVGVSIGIQDSTEELLKVVEGFLEEGYKRIKLKIKPGNDMVILKAVREKFPDIKMMADANSAYTLEDVELFKEMSEFNLMMIEQPLAHDDIIDHSKLQPEIQTPICLDESIHSLEDAKKAIGLGSCKIINIKIGRVGGLSEAKRIHDYCQSQDIPVWCGGMLESGIGRAHNIAISSLPNFTLPGDTAASSRYWHEDIITPEVVVEQGVISLPTAPGIGYDPNMELMEKYTTSIEEIIPQKMTS
- a CDS encoding M20 peptidase aminoacylase family protein, yielding MKEILQEIKPIVEEVFHHLHANPEISWKEEKTTQYLKELLEKEGFEVQTFNDSTGLIVTVGPGEPTVGLRTDIDALWQEVDGEYQANHSCGHDAHMTMAVGTMLVLKKLGIPKSGRLKILFQPAEEKGKGALSFIEKGLVDDIDFLYGVHLRPIQEIGNGFSAPAIMHGATKMLKGSILGNDAHGARPNQGQNAIEVMALLVNAIHSIHLDSTIPHSAKITMFNAGGESANIIPGTGIFSIDLRAQTNELMGTLVEEVDRAIQFVAKFSKVQISYDIASEIAAAKVDEIAVKLLAEAIADTVGEEFLTAPILTPGGEDFHYYTLKRPTIKATMLGLGCGLAPGLHHPKMTFEQESMLTGIEILTRTVINTFEHLEKDKEEKESMSLKG
- a CDS encoding ABC transporter ATP-binding protein; the encoded protein is MKQLDMETDYMKQQSPMLQVKGLKKYFPIHSPFGRTVGHVKAIEDLNFNLYEKKTLGLVGESGCGKSTSGRALLRLTEPTEGTALYKGRDIFQIKEKEFTKMRKEMQMVFQDPHSSLNPKKRIGEIIEEPMNIHNIGSKQDRMEMAVTLLEKTGIRQDQYFRYPHEFSGGQRQRIGLARALALNPNIIVLDEPVSALDVSIQSQVINLLQEIQEEFSLAYLFISHDLSVVRHIADEIGVMYLGHLVEKAPTDELFANPLHPYTKALLSSIPLPNPGAKRERIILKGDVPSPINPPSGCVFHTRCPFVMDVCKTVKPESRIQIPGHEVACHLYN